In Brachyhypopomus gauderio isolate BG-103 unplaced genomic scaffold, BGAUD_0.2 sc75, whole genome shotgun sequence, the following proteins share a genomic window:
- the znf644b gene encoding zinc finger protein 644 isoform X1: MAAVREREVGSTEDYTAEPSGTCTSSPTTSTQNTCTSSPTTSTQNTCTSSPTTSTQNTCTSSPTTSTQNTCTSSPTTSIQNTSTQNTCTSSPTTSTQNTCTSSPTTSIQNTSTQNTCTSSPTTSIQNTSTKNTCTSSPTTSTQNTSTQNTYTQKTCTSSPTTSTQNTSTLNTCTSSPTTSTQNTSTQNTCTSSPTTSTQCSSGRPSQDQALPSHQSLLNGAQLKPFVHDGVPATPCPDDSLPPGALVNGPASHRLSEEPHVPNKDGSSWPGTGSSPQVLQPPSELQSDTQQKAEGHALEVTSTRASSGSDGESTAPAEGDEEHGPIGRHGTREGAESGTGWDDWESTGSSSDDCEGLNVGLQERFIRFLFKRGMVGGGAVKGPMEVEVPPPAGPRRRKQKMCRMERLLTEESGNRASLSDGDSDFDMSINEGHAWRRQQEGLEVQADSSPGNSRDTTDVVEELILSECAGTDGGEAGVSSGGKPAPSKRRPETATDPEPSFFQCTKCNVNFKEKRHLHRHMMYHLERHNQVGQGSRQRTFICRECGRSFCERSSLQKHMLIHQARREKLMQEIKGLIEPGDEGPDAQLRCTRCSFTTTCPERLVQHTRTHGKGERLGVAHERAADLSVCQSKLVQSFDTFLCKICTFRTENRNVLRKHLALVHKQPISDNKLQSHNMAADHTRSVYDQDKLTGQIEADSWHPLLLKPKLLRGQDSRKGGRLSAWPNGLSDLYVRDEDTQTASPLIKWSFGSLANNLSPSSLKCDKPSKLSLPTERIDVTTGLPYVEEDSHEHESSVSEQKAKYLTGFDARVMTEAAIYGKTSHLNHTTSNGPRHPAARGEIVAMVQRKSIKSPSKRKMSVPYHNTHLVLPKHEPASPEHQDMGSLRGDDYNDADKVDGTNHANQANDADYHTDTMASTSDHFVQHGFPFKTEDSCDSASQSDHDTNAEDSDDICTLIVKEESIESAVSGDNTESADTNHMDAYSSYPASPVFEIDRKSCPYCPAVFESGVGLSNHVRGHLHRMGLSYEARHMLSPEQVARQDHQPRIRRRVPSMCKRSKRADKPESQTEHTCPLCLGWFDTKTGLSNHVRGHLKRIGKPISGVSKSPLCILTELLQDEQERHSVLCALDHTPHLSRPFISQKFAGSEGLFLTPAGVPVKVQRSVRSPEPGRQPARHLSSVDGKRRRSVEDARGIGETLSSTLVDLLKRQRLERELEVPGHSEAARTRMITPRSKSTPPAEIHQELASTCSPEKFEINKKICIHCNATFHSAVSLSNHLRAYARRKRQALLDGTSYDCKQKQSRSQPGPKRKMLPVPHTASDVIYTLSCRFCDLIFQGPQSVQEDWVKHLQRHIMHTGVPGTGVGMVEVTAVCEELRASSLDVLPLTNLTQEFF, from the exons ATGGCagctgtgagagagagggaggtgggatCCACAGAAGATTACACTGCAGAGCCATCAGGCACCTGCACATCCTCTCCCACTACCTCCACCCAGAACACCTGCACATCCTCTCCCACCACCTCTACCCAGAACACCTGCACATCgtctcccaccacctccacccagaacACCTGCACATCctctcccaccacctccacccagaacACCTGCACATCctctcccaccacctccatccaGAACACCTCCACTCAGAACACCTGCACATCctctcccaccacctccacccagaacACCTGCACTTCctctcccaccacctccatccagaacacctccacccagaaCACCTGCACATCctctcccaccacctccatccaGAACACCTCCACCAAGAACACCTGCACATCctctcccaccacctccacccagaacacctccacccagaaCACCTACACCCAGAAAACCTGCACTTCctctcccaccacctccacccagaacacctccaccctgaacacctgtacctcctctcccaccacctccacacagaacacctccacccagaacacctgcacctcctcccccaccacctccacccagtgcaGCAGTGGGAGGCCATCGCAGGACCAGGCTTTGCCCAGCCACCAAAGCCTTTTAAATGGGGCCCAGCTGAAGCCATTTGTCCACGACGGTGTCCCAGCTACCCCCTGCCCAGACGATTCATTGCCTCCAGGAGCACTTGTTAATGGACCTGCTTCACACCGTCTCTCAGAAGAGCCCCACGTCCCCAACAAAGACGGGTCGTCTTGGCCCGGGACAGGCTCCAGTCCCCAGGTGTTACAGCCTCCCAGCGAGCTTCAATCAGACACTCAGCAAAAAGCAGAAGGGCACGCTCTGGAAGTGACGAGCACACGGGCCTCGTCTGGGTCAGACGGCGAGAGTACTGCACCTGCAGAGGGCGACGAGGAGCACGGGCCCATCGGCAGGCACGGGACGAGAGAAGGTGCAGAGTCAGGAACCGGGTGGGATGATTGGGAGTCCACGGGAAGCTCATCGGATGACTGCGAGGGCTTGAACGTGGGTCTTCAGGAGAGGTTCATACGCTTTCTGTTCAAGCGAGGGATGGTTGGAGGAGGAGCAGTGAAGGGGCcgatggaggtggaggtcccTCCACCTGCTGGCCCAAGGCGGAGGAAGCAGAAAATGTGCAGAATGGAAAGGTTGCTGACTGAGGAATCTGGCAACCGCGCGTCCCTTTCTGATGGCGACTCGGATTTTGATATGTCCATTAACGAAGGACATGCCTGGAGGAGACAGCAGGAAGGTTTGGAAGTGCAAGCGGATTCGTCGCCGGGGAATTCCCGTGACACGACGGACGTCGTGGAGGAGCTCATTCTGAGCGAGTGTGCCGGTACAGATGGAGGGGAGGCAGGCGTCTCCTCGGGGGGCAAACCTGCGCCGTCGAAGAGGAGGCCTGAGACCGCCACGGATCCGGAACCCTCGTTTTTCCAATGCACAAAGTGCAACGTTAATTTTAAGGAGAAGAGGCATTTGCATAGACATATGATGTATCATTTAGAGAGGCATAATCAGGTAGGACAGGGAAGCCGCCAACGCACCTTCATATGCAGAGAGTGCGGGCGTTCCTTCTGCGAGCGCTCCTCCCTGCAGAAGCACATGCTGATCCACCAGGCGCGGAGGGAGAAGCTGATGCAGGAGATTAAAGGTCTGATCGAACCGGGAGACGAGGGCCCAGACGCCCAGCTGCGCTGTACACGGTGCTCCTTCACAACTACCTGCCCTGAAAGGCTTGTGCAACACACCAGGACTCACGGGAAGGGTGAGCGGCTTGGCGTGGCTCACGAGCGTGCTGCTGACCTTAGTGTGTGCCAAAGCAAACTCGTACAATCTTTTGACACATTTCTTTGTAAAATTTGCACATTTAGAACGGAGAATAGGAACGTTCTGAGAAAGCACTTGGCGCTAGTCCATAAGCAGCCGATTTCTGATAACAAACTTCAGTCACACAATATGGCAGCTGACCACACAAGGTCTGTATATGACCAAGATAAGTTAACAGGCCAGATTGAAGCAGACAGCTGGCATCCACTTTTACTAAAGCCAAAGTTGCTGAGAGGGCAGGACAGCAGGAAGGGAGGACGGTTGTCTGCGTGGCCCAACGGCCTTTCTGACCTGTACGTGAGAGATGAAGACACACAAACGGCCTCACCACTGATCAAGTGGAGCTTTGGCAGCTTAGCAAACAACCTGTCACCATCTTCCCTGAAATGTGACAAGCCAAGTAAATTATCCCTGCCTACAGAGAGAATAGATGTGACAACAGGTCTCCCGTATGTCGAAGAGGACAGTCACGAACATGAGAGCTCAGTTTCAGAGCAGAAGGCAAAGTATCTCACCGGCTTTGATGCACGTGTTATGACCGAGGCCGCCATCTATGGCAAAACATCACATCTGAACCACACCACCAGTAATGGCCCCCGACATCCCGCAGCCAGAGGGGAGATAGTTGCGATGGTTCAGAGGAAAAGCATAAAGTCTCCGTCCAAAAGAAAAATGTCTGTTCCCTATCACAATACACATCTGGTTTTACCAAAACATGAACCAGCATCTCCAGAACATCAGGACATGGGTTCTCTGCGGGGAGACGACTACAACGACGCTGATAAAGTTGACGGCACTAATCATGCTAATCAGGCTAATGATGCTGATTATCACACTGACACTATGGCATCCACTTCCGACCACTTCGTCCAACACGGGTTCCCATTTAAGACAGAAGACAGCTGTGACTCCGCCAGTCAGTCAGATCATGACACCAACGCAGAAGACAGCGATGACATTTGCACACTCATAGTGAAAGAGGAGAGCATTGAAAGTGCGGTGAGTGGGGACAACACGGAATCCGCCGATACCAATCACATGGACGCTTATTCAAGCTACCCCGCCTCCCCCGTGTTTGAGATAGACCGCAAGTCTTGTCCATATTGTCCTGCTGTGTTTGAGTCAGGGGTGGGCTTGTCCAATCACGTGAGAGGACATCTTCACAGGATGGGGCTGAGTTATGAGGCACGCCACATGCTGTCACCTGAACAGGTGGCCAGGCAAGACCACCAGCCTCGAATCCGCAGACGAGTCCCCTCCATGTGCAAAAGAAGTAAGAGAG CAGATAAACCAGAGTCACAAACTGAACACACTTGTCCTCTGTGTCTGGGCTGGTTTGATACTAAGACCGGTCTGTCCAATCACGTGCGGGGTCACTTGAAGCGCATCGGGAAGCCGATCTCGGGTGTCAGCAAGTCTCCACTCTGCATCCTGACGGAGCTGCTCCAGGACGAGCAGGAGAGACACAGTGTCCTCTGTGCCCTGGACCACACGCCTCACCTCTCCCGCCCCTTCATATCCCAGAAGTTTGCTGGCAGCGAGGGCCTCTTCCTGACCCCCGCCGGCGTCCCCGTTAAAGTCCAGCGCTCTGTCCGTTCGCCTGAACCAGGCCGACAACCAGCCCGCCATCTGTCCTCCGTGGAcggcaagaggaggaggagtgtggaggaTGCACGTGGGATTGGAGAGACCCTGTCAAGCACTTTAGTCGACCTCCTTAAGCGACAGAGGTTGGAGCGGGAGTTGGAGGTCCCAGGGCACTCTGAGGCAGCCAGGACCCGTATGATCACACCCAGGTCTAAGAGCACACCTCCAGCAGAGATTCACCAGGAGCTGGCCTCCACCTGTAGCCCAG AAAAATTTGAAATAAATAAGAAAATTTGCATCCACTGCAATGCAACTTTCCACAGCGCTGTTAGCCTGTCCAATCATCTCCGAGCTTATGCCCGCCGGAAGAGGCAGGCCCTGCTGGATGGAACGT CGTATGACTGTAAACAGAAGCAGTCCAGATCACAGCCTGGGCCAAAACGGAAGATGTTGCCTGTTCCACACACAGCCTCTGACGTGATCTACACCCTGAGCTGCAG GTTCTGCGATCTGATCTTCCAGGGGCCGCAGTCTGTCCAGGAAGACTGGGTCAAACACCTGCAGAGACACATAATGCACACTGGTGTCCCGGGCACGGGTGTGGGCATGGTGGAGGTAACGGCggtgtgtgaggagctgaggGCCTCCTCTCTGGACGTGCTTCCGCTCACCAATCTCACTCAGGAGTTCTTCTAA